From one Verrucomicrobiota bacterium genomic stretch:
- a CDS encoding tyrosine recombinase XerC, producing MPDSAVTTSEAPDAIHDALVEEFLRHLAHERGASIYTQRNYRQALVEFHRWRSAAHHQPPHWEALQSDDFRAFLRHLGREDFSRAAVQLRFSALRTFYRYLIRKGLVEISPIRKLAMPKPVKRLPQFISVQQMGDLLDAPLKDLAQLQTHAEAKPEAAPFLRDVAILETIYSCGLRISELCGLRVADLDAREQVVRVRGKGKKERLLPIGEPALKAIEHYWRALTRRPDGPDPVFYANPIKGRPLYPRLVQLRLKRYLEIAGLDPNLTPHKLRHSYATHLLNAGADLRSVQELLGHAHLVTTQVYTHVSTERLKQAYDAAHPRA from the coding sequence ATGCCGGATAGTGCGGTTACAACATCTGAAGCGCCAGACGCAATCCACGATGCCCTCGTGGAGGAATTCCTGCGTCATCTGGCCCATGAGCGCGGCGCTTCGATTTACACCCAACGCAATTATCGTCAGGCCCTGGTGGAGTTTCATCGCTGGCGGAGCGCGGCGCACCACCAGCCACCGCACTGGGAGGCCTTGCAATCGGATGATTTCCGCGCCTTTTTGCGGCACCTCGGACGCGAGGATTTCAGCCGGGCGGCGGTGCAACTGCGCTTTTCCGCATTGCGCACCTTTTACCGGTATTTGATCCGTAAAGGGTTGGTGGAAATTTCGCCCATCCGCAAGCTGGCCATGCCCAAGCCGGTCAAGCGGTTGCCCCAATTCATTTCCGTGCAGCAGATGGGGGATCTGCTGGACGCGCCATTGAAGGATCTGGCGCAATTGCAAACGCACGCGGAAGCAAAGCCGGAGGCCGCTCCGTTTCTGCGCGATGTCGCCATCCTGGAAACCATCTATTCGTGCGGGTTGCGGATCAGCGAACTCTGCGGGTTGCGGGTGGCGGACCTGGATGCCCGCGAACAAGTCGTGCGCGTGCGCGGCAAGGGGAAAAAGGAGCGGCTGTTGCCCATTGGGGAACCGGCGCTCAAAGCGATTGAGCATTACTGGCGGGCGCTGACGCGCCGGCCGGATGGCCCGGACCCGGTGTTCTATGCCAACCCGATCAAAGGGCGTCCGCTTTACCCCCGTTTGGTGCAACTGCGGTTGAAACGCTACTTGGAAATTGCCGGGTTGGACCCGAATCTGACGCCCCACAAACTCCGCCACAGCTACGCCACCCACCTGCTCAATGCCGGGGCGGATTTGCGCAGCGTGCAGGAATTACTGGGCCATGCGCACCTGGTCACCACGCAAGTTTACACGCACGTCTCCACCGAACGGCTCAAACAGGCTTATGATGCGGCGCATCCCCGGGCCTAA
- a CDS encoding response regulator transcription factor: MRQVLIVDDHALIRIGLGQFVRQTFGVVNVVEAETAQAAMVWVRKQSWDLILLDIDLPDRSGMDILDDIKRERPTTPVLFLTGAANVDFAQRVMRSGASGYVEKGGSADELRTAITTVLDGRRYICPRMAEAMALQNVNPSGPPRVEALSDREFQVLRLMGAGKAVSEIGEELSLSVKTVSTYRARLLEKLGLDTTAALVRYAIKNNLVK, translated from the coding sequence ATGCGACAGGTTCTTATCGTAGATGATCACGCGCTTATCCGTATTGGTCTGGGGCAATTTGTCCGCCAGACCTTTGGCGTGGTGAACGTGGTCGAGGCAGAGACCGCGCAAGCGGCCATGGTCTGGGTGCGCAAGCAATCCTGGGATCTGATTCTGCTGGACATTGATTTGCCGGATCGGAGCGGGATGGATATTCTGGATGACATCAAGCGCGAGCGTCCCACCACGCCAGTGTTATTCCTCACCGGCGCGGCGAATGTTGATTTCGCGCAACGCGTCATGCGCAGTGGGGCCTCGGGTTATGTTGAAAAGGGCGGGTCGGCGGATGAATTGCGCACGGCCATTACCACGGTGCTGGATGGCCGGCGGTATATCTGCCCCAGAATGGCTGAGGCCATGGCTCTTCAGAACGTGAACCCCTCCGGGCCGCCGCGCGTGGAAGCCCTTTCCGACCGTGAGTTTCAAGTGTTGCGCCTGATGGGGGCGGGCAAGGCGGTATCTGAAATCGGCGAAGAACTTTCGCTTAGCGTCAAAACCGTCAGCACCTACCGCGCCCGTTTGTTGGAGAAGCTGGGCCTGGATACCACGGCGGCGCTGGTCCGCTATGCCATTAAGAACAACTTGGTGAAATAA
- a CDS encoding polysaccharide biosynthesis/export family protein — protein sequence MTPIVMGMALACSSFAAAAPQGYQLRAGDVLTYRVEVVQSCNQTAAPVSVTVNEEGRIIIPAQESKPGFVAVSVRGKTVAEVRAEVRLALAREYQETNAFDLTLTTSHTTEPQITLCGDIQATVHLDHGVNTHLAQAIQFFEPSEYADLKHVTISRQQTDGSVQVIQVNVRNVLKNKTPDVALQSGDIVYVPKTVWPAGRIETLDNRRMPTASPLLIWPNLRLMASR from the coding sequence ATGACCCCAATCGTCATGGGCATGGCTCTGGCGTGCTCGTCGTTTGCCGCAGCGGCGCCACAGGGATACCAGCTCCGCGCCGGGGATGTGTTGACCTATCGCGTGGAAGTGGTGCAATCGTGCAACCAGACCGCGGCGCCAGTGAGCGTGACCGTCAATGAAGAGGGGCGGATTATTATTCCCGCGCAGGAATCAAAGCCGGGGTTCGTGGCGGTGAGTGTGCGGGGCAAAACCGTGGCGGAAGTGCGTGCCGAGGTGCGGCTGGCGCTGGCCCGGGAGTATCAAGAAACCAATGCCTTCGATCTCACGTTGACCACCAGTCACACGACCGAGCCGCAAATCACGCTTTGCGGGGATATCCAAGCCACGGTCCATCTTGATCACGGCGTCAACACCCATTTGGCCCAGGCAATCCAGTTTTTTGAACCGAGTGAGTATGCGGACCTCAAGCATGTCACCATTTCCCGGCAACAGACGGATGGCTCGGTGCAGGTGATCCAAGTCAATGTTCGGAATGTGTTGAAAAATAAGACGCCGGATGTGGCCTTGCAATCAGGCGACATTGTTTATGTTCCCAAGACGGTTTGGCCCGCTGGCCGCATCGAGACGCTGGACAACCGGCGGATGCCCACCGCCAGTCCCCTCTTGATTTGGCCCAACCTCAGGTTGATGGCCAGCAGGTGA
- the deoC gene encoding deoxyribose-phosphate aldolase, translating into MPHPPSVRELARMIDHALLHPTMTDAEIRAGCELARRLGCATACVKSYAIPLAREILTGSETGVCPVIGFPHGNSTTRNKVVEAVEAAQLGGTEIDMVINIGKALGGDWGYVQTEIKAVNEGVVAQGAILKVIFENDYLQDAHIIQLCEICSAIGVAFVKTSTGFGFVKQANGMFSYKGATLPHLALMRQHCPPSVKIKASGGVRTLDELLAVRELGVERVGASATEAILQEAARRGFE; encoded by the coding sequence ATGCCCCATCCTCCTTCCGTGCGCGAACTGGCCAGAATGATTGACCACGCGCTGTTGCATCCAACCATGACCGATGCGGAAATCCGCGCCGGGTGCGAACTGGCCCGCCGATTGGGCTGTGCGACCGCCTGTGTCAAATCGTATGCCATCCCGCTGGCCCGCGAGATTTTGACCGGCTCTGAAACCGGTGTCTGTCCGGTGATCGGTTTTCCGCACGGCAATAGCACCACCCGCAACAAGGTTGTGGAAGCGGTGGAGGCGGCTCAACTGGGTGGTACGGAAATTGACATGGTGATCAACATCGGCAAGGCCTTGGGCGGTGATTGGGGTTATGTGCAAACCGAAATCAAAGCGGTGAACGAGGGCGTCGTGGCGCAAGGCGCCATTCTGAAGGTGATTTTTGAGAATGACTATTTGCAGGATGCCCACATCATCCAGCTTTGCGAAATTTGCTCGGCCATCGGGGTGGCGTTCGTGAAGACGTCCACGGGCTTTGGATTCGTCAAACAAGCCAACGGCATGTTCAGTTACAAGGGGGCCACGCTGCCCCATCTCGCGCTCATGCGCCAACATTGCCCGCCATCGGTAAAAATCAAGGCCTCCGGTGGGGTTCGCACCTTGGATGAATTGCTGGCGGTACGGGAACTGGGGGTTGAGCGGGTGGGGGCTTCGGCCACCGAGGCCATTCTGCAAGAAGCCGCCCGGCGTGGATTCGAGTAA
- a CDS encoding response regulator has protein sequence MPPISIRILLIDDDEDDYLITRDLLQEVERERFNVRWIRTGTEGLEVLRREEVDLCLCDYRLGATNGLDLLRTARSEGIRIPIILLTGQGDREVDMAAMQAGASDYLVKSGLDAAQLERAIRYSLQWHRAAEALRQSELRLRQQFLRISLLNQITRAIAERQDMVSIFEVALAHLEEHLAIDLGRVFYYDSGQQSLRLVAHGPHSEVVSNQIGMSSTAIPLAMTDLQPCLNGTIVHHRDLQTEILPKARDMARFGFRSAVAVPLAVEGKTFAILSLMRRQVDAFKDDEIEFLKALSEHISMAAHHARLVTDLQQINEQLRESQQAAVRQERLAAVGQLSAGVAHEFNNILTIIQGYATMLMQAANLPPQQNEAVKNILSGAERASRLTAQLLAFSRKQVMNPEPMELNEVMGNVVKMLSRVVGENIQVRCEFTPHPIYVWADLGMLEQVIMNLSVNARDAMPKGGKLVFSTRLETLDDLVARRHPEARSGKYVCLQVTDFGLGMDEATQARLFEPFFTTKEVGKGTGLGLASIYGIVKQHQGWIEVESRVNVGTTFRIYLPEMVDHTTMATASTSFVGVPGGTETILIAEDEPALRLLVREILRSFGYQTFDANNGPEAMAVWQQHQASIDLLLTDLMMPGGMSGEELAKRLLAERPDLKVVFTSGYSVEMAGKTMANAPGNYFLPKPYRPITLARIVRDCLDGRPPSVPTDL, from the coding sequence ATGCCGCCCATTTCCATCAGGATATTATTAATTGATGATGATGAGGATGATTACCTCATCACGAGGGACTTGCTGCAGGAAGTGGAGCGGGAAAGGTTTAATGTTCGCTGGATACGAACCGGAACGGAAGGACTGGAGGTGTTACGCCGCGAAGAAGTGGACCTATGTCTTTGTGATTATCGTTTGGGAGCGACAAACGGGCTGGATCTGTTACGGACGGCCCGGAGCGAAGGCATTCGTATCCCCATTATTCTTCTCACCGGGCAGGGGGATCGCGAGGTGGACATGGCGGCCATGCAAGCGGGTGCCTCGGATTACCTGGTCAAGAGCGGTTTGGACGCCGCGCAACTGGAGCGTGCGATCCGTTATTCGCTGCAATGGCATCGGGCGGCGGAAGCGCTGCGGCAGAGCGAATTGCGCCTGCGCCAGCAATTCCTGCGCATCAGTCTGCTGAATCAGATTACCCGCGCCATCGCGGAGCGGCAGGACATGGTCAGCATCTTCGAGGTGGCCCTAGCCCATCTGGAAGAGCATTTGGCGATTGATTTGGGCCGCGTGTTTTATTACGACTCGGGGCAACAATCACTGCGGTTGGTGGCGCACGGGCCGCACAGCGAGGTCGTCAGTAATCAGATCGGGATGTCGTCCACAGCCATTCCTCTGGCCATGACCGACCTGCAACCATGTCTAAACGGGACAATTGTACATCACCGGGACTTACAAACGGAGATCCTCCCTAAGGCTCGGGACATGGCCCGGTTTGGATTTCGCTCGGCGGTCGCCGTTCCCTTGGCTGTGGAGGGAAAGACCTTTGCGATTCTCTCCCTCATGCGCCGCCAAGTGGATGCGTTCAAGGACGATGAGATTGAGTTCCTAAAGGCGCTCAGCGAGCACATCTCGATGGCTGCGCATCACGCCCGGTTGGTTACCGATTTGCAGCAGATCAATGAGCAATTGCGCGAAAGCCAGCAGGCGGCAGTGCGGCAGGAACGTTTGGCGGCGGTGGGCCAGCTTTCGGCTGGTGTGGCGCATGAGTTCAATAACATCCTGACCATTATCCAGGGATATGCAACGATGCTAATGCAGGCTGCCAACCTGCCCCCGCAACAAAATGAGGCGGTGAAAAATATTCTATCTGGAGCAGAACGCGCCTCGCGCTTGACCGCGCAATTACTGGCTTTCAGCCGCAAGCAGGTGATGAACCCCGAGCCGATGGAATTGAACGAGGTGATGGGGAATGTGGTGAAAATGTTGAGTCGAGTGGTGGGCGAAAACATCCAGGTACGTTGTGAGTTCACCCCGCATCCGATTTATGTTTGGGCGGACTTGGGCATGCTCGAACAGGTGATCATGAACCTATCCGTCAATGCGCGTGATGCCATGCCCAAAGGCGGCAAATTAGTGTTTAGCACCCGTCTCGAAACGCTGGATGACTTGGTTGCCCGCCGTCACCCGGAGGCGCGCTCGGGCAAATACGTTTGTTTGCAGGTCACCGATTTCGGGCTCGGCATGGATGAAGCCACGCAGGCCCGCTTATTTGAGCCGTTTTTTACGACCAAAGAGGTCGGCAAAGGCACCGGACTTGGTCTGGCCTCCATCTATGGCATTGTCAAGCAACATCAAGGTTGGATCGAAGTGGAAAGTCGGGTGAATGTCGGGACCACCTTCCGCATTTACCTGCCCGAAATGGTTGATCACACAACCATGGCTACGGCTTCCACCTCGTTTGTGGGTGTTCCAGGGGGCACGGAAACCATCCTGATCGCGGAGGATGAACCGGCCTTGCGTCTGCTGGTGCGTGAAATTTTGCGCAGCTTTGGGTATCAGACGTTTGACGCCAATAACGGGCCGGAAGCCATGGCTGTTTGGCAGCAGCATCAGGCGAGCATTGACTTGCTGCTAACTGATCTGATGATGCCGGGCGGCATGAGCGGCGAGGAACTGGCTAAACGGCTGCTTGCTGAGCGGCCCGATTTGAAAGTCGTTTTTACGAGTGGCTACAGTGTGGAAATGGCCGGTAAAACCATGGCCAACGCCCCGGGTAATTATTTTCTGCCCAAACCATACCGTCCCATCACTCTGGCCCGGATTGTGCGAGATTGCCTGGATGGTCGGCCTCCTTCGGTTCCCACTGACCTGTAA
- a CDS encoding response regulator: MRRALRLLLLESNPGQSLLVSHALSQLPQICHWTVVSTSETLLDYLHHRGPYTNAAQFPLPDLILLDWDLELANSPQVLKELKADPRLRIIPVVVLTGSRQEREVAASYNLGSTSFIVKPPSPEALLPMMRTFVQYWSDIVRLPFRASAT, translated from the coding sequence ATGAGGCGTGCCTTGCGTTTATTATTATTGGAGTCCAATCCCGGCCAGTCGCTGTTGGTTTCTCATGCTTTATCCCAATTGCCGCAGATCTGCCATTGGACGGTGGTCTCTACCAGCGAAACGCTGCTGGATTATCTGCACCATCGTGGGCCTTACACCAATGCGGCGCAGTTCCCCTTGCCTGACTTGATCCTGCTGGATTGGGATTTGGAGTTGGCAAACAGCCCGCAAGTTCTGAAAGAGCTCAAGGCCGATCCACGCCTGCGCATCATTCCGGTCGTGGTGTTGACCGGGTCCCGCCAGGAGCGGGAGGTTGCCGCCAGCTACAACTTGGGGAGCACGTCCTTTATTGTGAAGCCGCCCTCGCCGGAGGCGTTGCTCCCGATGATGCGAACCTTCGTTCAATACTGGTCGGATATCGTCCGGCTGCCGTTCCGCGCCAGCGCCACCTGA
- a CDS encoding response regulator, with protein sequence MSNPRPITILIAEDDPDDRLLAKDALVESRLANDVRFVENGEELLDYLRQQGAFANPETSPRPGIILLDLNMPKKDGREALREIKADPNLRQIPIVVLTTSKAEEDIFRSYDLGVSSFITKPVTFEGLVEIMRVLGQYWFEIVELPRENAEV encoded by the coding sequence ATGAGCAACCCGCGACCGATTACGATCTTGATCGCCGAAGACGACCCCGACGATCGTTTGCTGGCCAAAGACGCGCTGGTGGAAAGCCGTTTGGCCAATGACGTTCGCTTCGTGGAGAATGGCGAAGAATTACTGGACTACCTCAGACAACAGGGCGCGTTTGCCAATCCGGAAACATCGCCGCGGCCCGGCATTATCCTGCTGGATTTGAACATGCCAAAAAAAGATGGCCGCGAGGCCTTGCGCGAAATCAAAGCCGACCCGAATCTGAGACAAATCCCCATCGTCGTGCTGACCACCTCCAAAGCGGAAGAGGATATTTTCCGCAGTTACGATCTGGGGGTCAGTTCGTTCATCACCAAGCCGGTGACCTTTGAAGGGTTGGTGGAAATCATGCGGGTGCTGGGCCAATATTGGTTTGAAATTGTGGAACTGCCACGGGAGAATGCTGAAGTATGA
- a CDS encoding PAS domain-containing protein, which yields MRTGPKEFPFRILTLALVLTVGVLAFPGWQIWQAFKDYQNHAQRQPYLREALESLQNLDILLSTQARIFIQSKDEEWERSYLQADIKFHKALILAESIGPDLFVTDAKSLQIFHRPIGPQEKQAMVLLKQGHPEAASQLLDSADYNKQQQKFSRLIRQTRSRLAFEQQQEIEWQWQRMTGALLVLMAGVPALLLIWLRVISLMREYLLELAKLELALSHERHLLTALLDTMPDRIYFKDRQSRFIRCSWEMLRRLGVQRHEEVIGKNDFDFHPAERAHEFAEDERRVMETGQPIINKVERQTNQTGDTTWALVSKASLQDSSGRVTGLIGISRDITALKAAELELRESEELNRTLISSLPQRIFFKDRELVFLGANEAFAGDLGKKPAEIVGKTDFDFFPKELADKYRMDDMRVMAHRKPVTIEEKNLIHGQERVVEVVKAPVINDEGEVIGLVGLFTDITERKLAEQKLRQFTSQLEQNNRELQEFAYVASHDLQEPLRKVRAFGDRLKAKCADAFTPEGKDYLERMQNAAGRMQNLIDALLSYSRVSTRAQPFVLVDLNEVIKGVLEDLELAIERTKGRVEAGPLPTLEADPMQMRQLLQNLIGNALKFHQPQDVPVIQVRSQTFVADATMGERFLAGRSYCRIEVADNGIGFDEKYLNRIFVVFQRLHGRGEYEGSGVGLAICRKIALRHQGDITAHSQPGAGATFIITLPLKQV from the coding sequence ATGCGCACAGGTCCAAAGGAGTTTCCTTTTAGAATCCTGACTTTGGCATTGGTGTTGACGGTTGGCGTATTGGCATTTCCGGGTTGGCAAATCTGGCAGGCGTTCAAGGATTACCAGAATCACGCTCAGCGGCAACCCTATCTTCGCGAAGCGTTGGAAAGCCTTCAGAATCTGGATATCCTTCTCAGCACTCAGGCACGCATATTTATCCAGAGCAAGGATGAGGAATGGGAGCGCTCGTACCTTCAAGCTGACATCAAGTTTCACAAGGCCCTGATTCTGGCGGAAAGTATCGGCCCGGACCTGTTCGTGACCGATGCAAAATCCCTGCAGATTTTTCATAGACCGATCGGCCCACAGGAAAAGCAAGCGATGGTTTTGCTCAAGCAAGGGCACCCCGAGGCGGCGTCCCAACTCTTGGATAGTGCGGATTATAATAAACAGCAGCAGAAGTTTTCGCGATTGATTCGGCAGACGCGGTCCAGATTGGCATTTGAACAACAACAGGAGATTGAGTGGCAGTGGCAACGAATGACCGGCGCGTTGCTTGTACTCATGGCCGGTGTGCCAGCCCTGTTACTCATCTGGCTGCGGGTCATCAGTCTGATGCGGGAATATCTGCTGGAACTTGCGAAACTCGAATTGGCTTTGTCCCACGAGCGGCACTTGCTGACCGCTCTGCTGGACACCATGCCCGACCGCATTTATTTCAAGGACCGGCAAAGTCGGTTCATCCGGTGCAGTTGGGAAATGCTGCGGCGGCTGGGAGTGCAACGGCATGAAGAGGTGATCGGCAAAAATGATTTTGATTTTCATCCCGCCGAACGCGCGCACGAATTCGCCGAGGATGAACGGCGCGTCATGGAGACCGGGCAACCCATCATCAACAAGGTGGAACGCCAAACCAACCAGACAGGAGATACAACGTGGGCGTTGGTTTCCAAGGCGTCTCTGCAAGACTCTAGTGGCCGGGTTACCGGGCTCATTGGCATTTCGCGGGATATCACGGCGCTCAAAGCGGCCGAACTGGAATTGCGGGAGAGCGAGGAGTTAAACCGCACGCTGATTTCGAGCCTGCCGCAGCGGATTTTCTTCAAAGACCGGGAGTTGGTATTTCTGGGTGCCAATGAGGCATTTGCGGGGGATTTGGGGAAGAAACCTGCTGAAATCGTGGGTAAAACCGACTTTGATTTCTTTCCCAAAGAGCTGGCAGACAAGTATCGAATGGACGATATGCGGGTCATGGCGCATCGCAAACCAGTCACGATCGAGGAAAAGAACCTGATCCATGGGCAGGAACGCGTTGTGGAGGTGGTCAAGGCCCCGGTGATCAATGACGAGGGTGAGGTCATCGGGTTGGTGGGATTATTCACGGATATTACCGAGCGCAAGCTGGCAGAACAAAAGCTGCGCCAGTTTACCAGCCAACTGGAGCAAAATAATCGCGAGTTGCAGGAGTTCGCGTATGTGGCGTCACATGATCTCCAGGAACCTTTGCGCAAAGTGCGTGCGTTTGGCGACCGTCTCAAAGCCAAGTGCGCCGATGCGTTCACCCCCGAGGGCAAGGATTACCTGGAGCGCATGCAAAACGCCGCCGGACGCATGCAGAATCTGATTGATGCGTTGCTGTCCTATTCCCGCGTTTCGACCCGTGCTCAGCCGTTTGTGTTGGTGGATTTAAACGAGGTGATCAAAGGTGTTTTGGAAGATTTGGAACTGGCGATTGAACGCACCAAAGGCCGGGTTGAAGCGGGTCCCCTGCCTACCTTGGAGGCCGATCCCATGCAAATGCGCCAACTGCTGCAAAACCTGATTGGGAACGCATTGAAGTTTCACCAACCGCAGGACGTCCCGGTCATTCAGGTGCGGAGCCAGACGTTTGTGGCGGACGCGACCATGGGTGAGCGGTTCTTGGCGGGGCGCAGTTATTGCCGAATCGAGGTGGCGGATAACGGCATTGGGTTTGATGAAAAATACCTGAACCGGATTTTTGTGGTGTTCCAGCGGTTGCATGGGCGTGGCGAATACGAAGGTTCCGGTGTGGGACTGGCGATCTGCCGCAAAATCGCGTTACGGCACCAAGGCGACATTACCGCGCACAGTCAGCCGGGGGCCGGGGCCACGTTCATTATTACTTTACCTCTGAAACAAGTTTGA
- a CDS encoding ThuA domain-containing protein — protein MKNNLFGNLLLAGAVTLAVSAQAQTKPLKALLLTGGCCHDYKNQKEIISKGISARANVEWTIVLEEGGTTHKDIANSTYNKPDWAKGYDIIVHNECFASDTDPAYIEKALAPHRDGVPGIILHCQMHTFRDYKEDKYREFLGVTSKRHGPQHPLDVKVVKADHPIMAGFPADWKTGNEELYAIEKVWPNTITLATANDKVKEKAPPGQKAPDKWNTTEKSHTLIWVNTYGKTRVFGTTLAHANKTMEDPVFLDLMTRGLLWACDKLDDNGKPKPGYEAKK, from the coding sequence ATGAAAAACAACTTATTCGGCAACCTGCTCTTGGCGGGCGCTGTTACCTTGGCGGTCTCCGCCCAAGCTCAAACGAAACCTCTGAAGGCCCTGCTGCTCACCGGCGGCTGCTGCCATGACTATAAAAATCAGAAAGAAATCATCTCCAAAGGCATCAGCGCCCGCGCCAATGTCGAATGGACCATTGTTCTGGAAGAAGGTGGCACCACCCATAAGGACATTGCCAACAGCACCTATAACAAGCCGGATTGGGCCAAAGGCTACGACATCATCGTTCACAACGAGTGTTTTGCCTCCGATACCGACCCCGCTTATATTGAAAAAGCCCTCGCGCCACATCGGGATGGCGTTCCCGGCATTATTTTACATTGCCAGATGCATACGTTTCGCGATTACAAGGAGGACAAGTATCGTGAATTTCTCGGGGTGACCTCCAAGCGGCATGGGCCGCAACATCCCTTGGATGTCAAGGTTGTGAAGGCGGATCACCCGATTATGGCGGGTTTCCCGGCAGATTGGAAGACCGGCAACGAGGAGTTGTATGCCATTGAAAAAGTATGGCCAAATACCATTACCCTCGCCACCGCGAATGACAAAGTCAAAGAAAAGGCACCGCCCGGCCAGAAGGCCCCCGATAAATGGAATACTACGGAAAAATCCCATACCCTGATTTGGGTCAATACCTACGGCAAAACGCGTGTTTTTGGCACCACCCTTGCGCACGCGAACAAAACCATGGAAGACCCGGTTTTCCTCGATCTGATGACGCGTGGGCTGCTCTGGGCTTGTGATAAGCTCGATGATAACGGCAAGCCCAAGCCCGGTTATGAAGCCAAGAAATGA
- a CDS encoding glycosyltransferase family 2 protein gives MTAERHPKVSIIMPTLNAEAILDNCLASIARQTYPRDRFEIILADAFSKDRTREIALHYGATVVDDHGKNMEEGKRLALSHATGEYIVFIDADNELTHPDYLELAVRALADHPQALGVEAYYLPSAKMSSFCAYVTHLLHISDPICWLMATNPVRVAVAGDVERWTLPGNSLSYPLGANGFVFRRADLESVKAGEHFQDTHIALHLMRAGKREWLRIHGRGVHHYYVQTLTGFLQKRRRATVHFLNVQQEVQVNWMKEKPPVPAWLAAVYCVSVVGPAYHTVRGWVRDLDWRWAWHLPASVASILGVFWGIWTHRQWGGNGGKKTIADLQVKQTLKNK, from the coding sequence ATGACGGCTGAGCGTCATCCCAAAGTCAGCATCATCATGCCGACGCTGAACGCGGAGGCGATTCTGGACAACTGCCTGGCGTCCATCGCCAGGCAGACGTATCCGCGCGACCGGTTTGAAATCATCCTGGCCGACGCTTTTTCCAAGGATCGCACCCGGGAGATCGCCTTGCACTACGGCGCAACCGTGGTGGATGACCACGGCAAAAACATGGAGGAGGGCAAGCGCCTTGCGCTGAGTCACGCCACCGGCGAGTACATCGTCTTTATTGATGCGGACAATGAGTTAACCCACCCGGATTACCTGGAATTGGCCGTGCGAGCCCTGGCTGACCATCCCCAGGCACTGGGCGTCGAGGCGTACTATCTGCCGTCCGCCAAGATGAGTTCCTTCTGTGCCTACGTGACGCACCTACTGCATATTAGCGACCCGATCTGTTGGCTAATGGCCACCAACCCGGTTCGCGTGGCGGTGGCGGGTGACGTGGAACGTTGGACGCTCCCGGGTAACTCGCTATCCTATCCGCTTGGTGCCAATGGCTTTGTGTTTCGCCGAGCTGATCTCGAATCCGTCAAGGCCGGAGAACATTTCCAGGATACGCATATCGCCCTCCACCTCATGCGGGCCGGCAAGCGTGAATGGCTGCGCATCCACGGTCGCGGGGTACATCATTATTATGTGCAAACCCTCACCGGATTTTTACAGAAACGGCGACGGGCAACCGTCCACTTCCTAAACGTGCAGCAAGAAGTACAGGTCAACTGGATGAAAGAAAAACCGCCGGTGCCCGCCTGGCTGGCGGCGGTTTATTGCGTTTCGGTGGTTGGGCCGGCGTATCACACGGTCAGGGGTTGGGTACGCGACCTGGATTGGCGCTGGGCTTGGCATCTTCCCGCGAGCGTGGCTTCGATTTTGGGAGTGTTCTGGGGAATTTGGACACATCGCCAGTGGGGCGGGAACGGCGGTAAAAAAACGATCGCCGATTTGCAGGTCAAACAAACCCTCAAAAACAAGTAA
- the lptE gene encoding LPS assembly lipoprotein LptE has product MIPVRQLVWLSMLLLLALCMGCSGYRLGPTNGLKAGEKSIQVLPFTNETLEARLSDAVTQSLRRTLQQDGTYRLDTSGNADYVVKGVISQFRRAPLSYQPSDTATVRDYRLAMVAKITLFERATGKVILEKSVVGRSALSVGADLASGEREAIPVLADDLAHNAASVLVDGAW; this is encoded by the coding sequence ATGATACCTGTCCGCCAACTGGTCTGGTTGTCCATGCTGCTCCTGCTGGCCTTATGCATGGGATGTTCGGGGTATCGGCTAGGTCCAACCAATGGACTCAAAGCGGGTGAAAAATCCATCCAAGTGCTGCCGTTTACCAACGAAACGCTTGAAGCGCGGCTTTCCGACGCGGTCACCCAATCATTGCGTCGCACCCTCCAGCAGGATGGCACGTATCGTCTGGACACCTCTGGTAATGCGGATTATGTCGTCAAAGGTGTCATCTCTCAATTTCGGCGGGCACCGCTTAGCTACCAACCCAGCGATACGGCAACTGTGCGTGACTACCGGCTCGCGATGGTTGCCAAAATCACGTTATTTGAGCGGGCTACCGGCAAGGTGATTCTGGAAAAATCGGTGGTTGGCCGTTCCGCGTTGAGCGTTGGAGCAGATCTGGCCAGCGGCGAACGCGAGGCCATCCCGGTGCTGGCTGATGACTTGGCTCACAACGCCGCGTCCGTGCTGGTGGATGGAGCGTGGTAG